A genome region from Myroides fluvii includes the following:
- a CDS encoding type I restriction-modification system subunit M yields MTREQERDELHRAIWQIANDLRGSVDGWDFKSYVLGILFYRFISENLTTHINKAEWETGNTDFDFAKLSDENAEFGRTDTVSEKGFFILPSELFQNVQKNAENNPNLNVDLHRIFKDIESSANGTESEDDLKGLFDDVDVNSNKLGGTVEQRNTRLAKILNAIAGLKLGDYQDNNIDAFGDAYEYLMTMYASNAGKSGGEFFTPQEVSELLAEITVVGKTEVNKVYDPACGSGSLLLKFAKVLGKDNVRQGFYGQETNITTYNLCRINMFLHDINFEKFNIAHGDTLMDPMHWDDEPFDAIVSNPPYSIKWDGDANPLLINDPRFAPAGVLAPKSKADLAFTMHMLSWLATSGTAAIVEFPGVLYRGGAEQKIRKYLIDNNYVDTVIQLPPDLFFGTTIATCIIVLKKSKKDNATLFIDASAEFVRGGNKNKLSDDNRKKILNTFISRESVDHFARLVQNSEIAENDYNIAVSSYVEQEDTTEKINIVELNQRIKDIVIKQQELRMAIDAIVNDLENK; encoded by the coding sequence GTGCCATATGGCAGATTGCTAATGATTTAAGAGGAAGTGTTGATGGATGGGATTTTAAATCCTATGTTTTAGGGATTTTATTTTATCGTTTTATCTCAGAAAATTTAACAACACATATCAATAAAGCAGAATGGGAAACAGGGAATACTGATTTCGATTTCGCGAAACTTTCAGATGAAAATGCCGAATTTGGTAGAACAGATACCGTTTCTGAAAAAGGTTTTTTTATTCTCCCTTCCGAATTATTCCAAAACGTACAAAAAAATGCTGAGAACAATCCAAATTTAAATGTGGATTTACATCGCATTTTTAAAGATATCGAATCCTCAGCTAACGGCACCGAAAGTGAAGATGATTTAAAAGGACTGTTTGACGATGTGGATGTGAACAGCAACAAATTAGGAGGAACAGTTGAACAACGTAATACACGTTTAGCTAAAATACTAAACGCAATTGCTGGACTCAAACTAGGTGATTACCAAGATAATAATATTGATGCTTTCGGTGATGCTTATGAGTACCTGATGACCATGTATGCTAGTAATGCAGGTAAATCAGGTGGTGAGTTTTTTACACCTCAGGAGGTTTCTGAGTTATTAGCTGAAATTACAGTTGTCGGTAAAACAGAAGTAAATAAAGTGTATGATCCTGCATGTGGTTCAGGTTCTTTGTTATTAAAGTTTGCCAAAGTATTGGGTAAAGACAATGTGCGCCAAGGCTTTTATGGTCAAGAAACCAATATTACAACCTATAACCTTTGTCGTATCAATATGTTTTTGCACGATATTAATTTCGAGAAATTTAATATCGCACATGGCGATACCTTGATGGATCCAATGCATTGGGACGACGAACCGTTTGACGCCATTGTTTCTAATCCACCGTATTCTATTAAATGGGACGGTGATGCCAATCCACTATTGATTAACGATCCTCGTTTTGCACCTGCTGGCGTTTTAGCTCCTAAATCTAAAGCTGATTTAGCGTTTACCATGCACATGCTTTCGTGGTTAGCAACTTCTGGAACGGCGGCTATTGTTGAATTTCCTGGGGTATTGTACCGTGGTGGTGCAGAACAAAAAATTCGTAAATACTTAATTGATAACAATTATGTTGATACAGTAATTCAATTACCGCCCGACTTATTCTTTGGTACAACCATAGCTACTTGTATTATCGTTTTAAAGAAAAGTAAAAAAGATAATGCAACCTTGTTTATTGATGCTTCTGCCGAATTTGTGCGTGGAGGAAATAAGAATAAATTATCGGACGACAACCGCAAAAAGATTTTAAATACATTTATTTCTCGAGAAAGTGTCGATCATTTTGCACGTTTAGTACAAAACAGTGAGATTGCAGAGAACGATTACAATATTGCTGTAAGTAGCTATGTAGAACAAGAAGATACTACAGAGAAAATAAACATTGTAGAATTAAATCAGCGCATTAAAGATATTGTAATAAAGCAACAAGAGTTACGCATGGCTATTGATGCTATTGTGAATGATTTAGAAAATAAATAA
- a CDS encoding virulence RhuM family protein, whose product MNKELQFLIYNTPQFNTKINVVVKDETIWLTQKAMAELFDVKVPAISKHLKNIFEEGELDEELVISKMETTTPHGAIAEKTQTKETNFYNLDAIISVGYRVNSSKATQFRIWATNTLKEFITKGFVIDDERLKQGKTAFGKDYFRELLDRVRSIRASERRVYQQITDIFAECSIDYNPQSEITKNFYAMVQNKFHFAITGHTAAEIIYKKADAQKENMGLITWKNAPDGRILKLDTSVAKNYLEEKEIKQLERTVTSYFDYIENLIERENTFTMESLANSVDKFLNFNEFKVLEGKETKSHKQAIAKAEKEYDWFNKTQKIVSDFDKEIKKLTQKGKNNE is encoded by the coding sequence ATGAATAAAGAATTACAGTTTTTAATATACAATACACCACAGTTCAATACCAAGATTAATGTGGTGGTAAAGGACGAAACCATTTGGCTTACACAAAAGGCGATGGCAGAGCTTTTTGATGTTAAGGTACCTGCAATCAGTAAGCATTTAAAAAACATTTTTGAAGAAGGCGAACTTGACGAAGAACTGGTTATTTCCAAAATGGAAACAACCACTCCACATGGCGCTATTGCAGAAAAAACACAAACAAAAGAAACCAATTTCTATAATCTTGATGCGATTATTTCTGTTGGTTATCGCGTAAATTCTTCAAAAGCAACTCAATTCCGTATTTGGGCAACCAATACTTTAAAAGAGTTTATAACCAAAGGTTTTGTCATAGATGATGAACGTTTAAAACAAGGTAAAACGGCTTTTGGAAAAGATTATTTTCGTGAACTACTAGATAGAGTTCGCTCGATTCGTGCGAGTGAACGAAGAGTGTACCAGCAAATTACCGATATTTTTGCTGAGTGCAGTATCGATTATAATCCGCAATCAGAAATTACCAAGAACTTCTATGCTATGGTACAAAATAAATTTCATTTTGCTATAACAGGCCATACAGCAGCCGAAATTATTTATAAAAAAGCTGATGCACAGAAGGAAAATATGGGCTTAATTACATGGAAAAATGCACCGGATGGGCGTATTTTAAAATTAGACACTTCGGTAGCTAAAAATTATCTGGAAGAAAAAGAAATTAAACAGCTTGAACGTACCGTAACCTCTTACTTTGATTATATCGAAAATTTAATTGAGCGCGAAAACACCTTTACCATGGAAAGTTTAGCAAACAGTGTAGATAAGTTTTTAAATTTTAATGAATTTAAAGTATTGGAAGGTAAAGAAACAAAATCGCATAAACAAGCTATTGCTAAGGCAGAAAAAGAATACGACTGGTTTAACAAAACCCAAAAAATAGTCTCGGACTTTGACAAAGAAATTAAAAAACTAACCCAAAAAGGAAAAAATAATGAGTAA
- a CDS encoding restriction endonuclease subunit S: MSKIENLIAQYCPDGVEYKKLGEICQNISTGKLNANAMVENGRYPFFTCDSKPYKIDEYKFDTEAILVSGNGSQVGHVNYYKGRFNAYQRTYVLSEFLEVNIWYIYFYFKQYLREYIFIHSKKGSIPYITLPMLKNFRIPIPPLPLQKEIVRILDKFTELEAELEAELEARTHQYDYYRNQMLSFEGKNVEWKALGNIGELVRGNGLPKTDFTESGVPAIHYGQIYTYYGIFTSKTISFVSTETAKKLRKVNCGDVVITNTSENLEDVGKAVVYLGDKQAVTGGHATIFKPSKDIIGKFFAYFTQTAHFSKQKRVYAKGTKVIDVSAKDMAKILIPIPPIEEQERIVSILDKFDALVNDISTGLPAEIQARRQQYEYYREKLLTFEPIAVAQ; this comes from the coding sequence ATGAGTAAGATAGAAAATTTGATTGCGCAGTATTGTCCTGATGGGGTGGAATATAAAAAGCTTGGTGAAATTTGTCAAAACATTTCTACAGGCAAGTTAAATGCAAATGCTATGGTCGAAAATGGTAGATATCCATTTTTCACTTGTGATTCTAAACCTTATAAAATAGATGAATATAAATTTGATACCGAAGCTATTTTAGTTTCTGGAAATGGCAGTCAAGTGGGGCATGTCAACTATTATAAAGGAAGATTTAATGCATATCAAAGAACATACGTTTTAAGTGAATTTCTAGAAGTAAATATTTGGTATATCTATTTTTATTTTAAACAATATCTAAGAGAATATATATTTATACATTCTAAAAAAGGATCAATACCTTATATTACTCTTCCAATGTTGAAGAACTTTCGAATCCCGATTCCACCACTTCCTTTACAAAAAGAAATAGTACGCATTCTCGACAAGTTTACTGAGCTGGAGGCTGAGCTGGAGGCTGAGCTGGAGGCGCGTACGCACCAATATGATTACTATCGTAATCAAATGCTTTCGTTTGAAGGAAAAAATGTGGAGTGGAAAGCATTAGGGAATATTGGTGAGTTGGTAAGAGGTAACGGACTACCCAAAACGGATTTCACTGAAAGTGGCGTACCTGCTATTCATTACGGTCAAATATATACTTATTATGGCATCTTTACTTCAAAAACAATTTCTTTTGTTTCTACAGAAACTGCAAAAAAACTACGAAAAGTTAATTGTGGAGATGTTGTAATAACTAATACCAGTGAAAATTTAGAAGATGTAGGAAAAGCCGTTGTATATCTTGGAGATAAACAAGCTGTTACTGGCGGTCATGCTACGATTTTTAAACCTTCAAAAGATATCATAGGGAAATTCTTCGCCTATTTTACTCAAACAGCTCATTTTTCAAAACAAAAAAGAGTTTATGCAAAAGGTACAAAAGTTATTGATGTTTCAGCAAAAGATATGGCTAAAATATTAATTCCCATCCCACCAATAGAAGAACAAGAACGCATCGTATCTATTTTAGACAAATTTGATGCATTAGTCAATGATATTTCTACAGGATTGCCAGCAGAGATACAAGCACGCAGACAACAATATGAGTATTATAGAGAAAAATTATTAACGTTTGAGCCAATAGCTGTGGCTCAGTAA
- a CDS encoding type I restriction endonuclease subunit R, protein MATNYNLISENSESTVVSEYTTEYKRDVKYQSEAELEKAFIELLQKQAYEFLPITSNQQLVDNLRAQLEKLNEYQFTEKEWKQFFEGKLSNPNSNIEDKTRLIQEDYIQALECEDGSLRNIYLIDKKNIHNNLLQVINQYETAEGKRANRYDVTVLVNGLPMVHIELKKRGVSLQEAFNQINRYERESFWADSGLFQFVQLFVISNGTLTKYYSNTTRYTHLKEKERQGSKKSKTSNSYEFTSWWADGSNNPILDLMDFGKTFFAKHSILNIITKYCVFTSDKLLLVMRPYQIVATERILLKINVSNNYKKYGTIDAGGYIWHTTGSGKTLTSFKTAQLASKLPFIEKVIFVVDRKDLDYQTMKEYDKFERGAANSNTNTAVLKKQLDDPNARIIITTIQKLSILIKKQKNHRIYGKPVVFIFDECHRSQFGDMHESITNAFKKYFLFGFTGTPIFAKNSNSGGKPHLKTTVQAFGCYGHGNPINCPETSHQSAIHTYTIVDAISDKNVLPFRVDYIRTIKEKEDITDQKVRDIDREKILLSPQYIANNVGYILEHFDQKTMRNSKPYYMTTLANVHEVSSAKDRNKIEEIKEKIRLSGFNSIFAVSSIDAAKLYYEEFKRQQKEVPELRKLKIATIFSFGQNDAEEDGVEDENSESTEGLSASHRDFLDHAIIDYNLEFKTNYDTSSDKFQNYYKDVSLRMKNREIDLLIVVNMFLTGFDATTLNTLWVDKNLRMHGLLQAFSRTNRILNSIKTFGNIVCFRNLEENTNEALALFGNRDAGGIVLLKTFDEYYYGYNDGKKDIKGYEELAQELLERFPIGVHILGEEAQKEFIRLYGALLKLKNILNSFDDFAGKEILSDRDFQDYHSMYIELYNQFRGQSGGDRENVVDDIEFEMELIKQVEINIDYILMLIRKYYESNMKDKEIIVNIQKAIDSSIDLRNKKELIEKFVDSLTPSSNVDEDWQNYVKEQKEAELNKIIAEEGLKEEETKTFVDNSFKNGEIQSAGTSFAGILPPVSRFSPTGDLAKKKETVLEKLKAYFDRFFNIS, encoded by the coding sequence ATGGCAACCAATTATAACCTTATTTCGGAAAACTCAGAATCTACTGTCGTTTCAGAATACACTACCGAATATAAAAGAGATGTAAAATATCAATCCGAAGCCGAATTAGAAAAAGCTTTTATTGAATTGCTTCAAAAGCAAGCCTATGAGTTTTTGCCTATTACAAGCAATCAGCAATTGGTAGATAACCTGCGCGCACAGTTAGAAAAACTCAATGAGTATCAGTTTACAGAAAAAGAATGGAAACAATTTTTTGAAGGTAAACTGTCTAACCCCAACAGCAATATCGAAGATAAAACCCGATTAATTCAAGAAGATTATATTCAGGCTTTAGAATGCGAAGATGGTTCGTTGCGCAATATTTATCTCATTGATAAAAAGAATATTCACAACAATCTGCTTCAAGTCATCAATCAGTACGAAACAGCTGAAGGGAAACGTGCCAATCGCTATGATGTTACCGTTTTGGTCAATGGTTTGCCTATGGTGCATATCGAACTAAAAAAACGTGGTGTTTCGCTACAAGAAGCCTTTAACCAGATCAATCGTTATGAAAGGGAATCGTTTTGGGCAGATAGTGGTTTGTTTCAATTTGTACAGTTGTTTGTTATTTCAAATGGCACATTAACCAAGTATTATAGCAATACTACACGTTATACGCATTTAAAAGAAAAGGAGAGACAAGGTTCAAAGAAATCAAAAACTAGTAATAGCTACGAGTTTACTTCCTGGTGGGCAGATGGTAGTAATAACCCTATTTTAGATTTAATGGATTTTGGAAAAACCTTTTTTGCCAAACATTCTATTTTAAATATCATTACCAAATATTGTGTGTTTACTTCGGATAAGTTGTTGCTAGTCATGCGACCTTATCAAATTGTAGCAACCGAACGCATTTTACTGAAAATCAATGTTTCTAATAACTATAAAAAATATGGAACCATTGATGCAGGCGGATACATATGGCACACAACAGGTTCAGGAAAAACCTTAACTTCCTTCAAAACGGCACAGTTAGCAAGTAAATTGCCTTTTATTGAAAAAGTAATCTTTGTAGTTGATCGCAAAGATTTGGATTACCAGACAATGAAAGAATATGATAAGTTTGAAAGAGGTGCGGCTAATAGTAACACCAATACAGCAGTCCTAAAGAAACAATTAGATGATCCGAATGCAAGGATTATTATTACAACAATTCAAAAGCTGTCGATTTTAATTAAGAAACAGAAAAATCATCGTATTTATGGCAAACCTGTCGTCTTTATATTTGATGAGTGCCACCGATCACAATTTGGTGATATGCACGAATCGATTACCAATGCATTTAAGAAATACTTTCTCTTTGGTTTTACAGGAACACCTATTTTTGCAAAAAATTCGAACAGCGGAGGAAAACCACATTTAAAAACGACCGTTCAGGCGTTTGGTTGTTATGGACACGGCAATCCAATAAATTGTCCTGAAACCAGTCATCAATCGGCTATTCATACCTATACGATTGTTGATGCAATATCCGATAAAAATGTATTGCCTTTCCGAGTAGATTATATCCGTACAATAAAAGAAAAAGAAGACATAACAGACCAAAAAGTTAGAGATATTGATCGCGAAAAAATTCTATTATCACCTCAATACATCGCTAATAATGTAGGCTATATTCTAGAACATTTCGATCAAAAAACAATGCGCAACTCTAAGCCGTATTACATGACTACACTTGCCAACGTGCATGAAGTGTCGTCGGCAAAAGATCGCAACAAGATCGAAGAAATCAAGGAAAAAATAAGGCTGAGCGGATTTAATTCCATCTTTGCGGTTTCTTCTATTGATGCTGCTAAGTTGTATTATGAAGAGTTTAAACGTCAGCAAAAAGAAGTCCCAGAATTACGCAAATTAAAAATCGCTACGATATTCAGCTTTGGACAAAATGATGCGGAAGAAGATGGTGTTGAAGATGAAAATTCAGAATCAACAGAAGGGTTGAGTGCATCGCATCGTGATTTCTTAGATCATGCTATCATCGATTATAATTTGGAATTTAAAACCAATTATGATACATCATCAGATAAATTTCAAAACTATTACAAAGATGTTTCGCTACGCATGAAGAATCGAGAAATCGATTTGCTAATTGTAGTAAATATGTTTTTAACTGGTTTTGATGCGACTACTTTGAATACACTTTGGGTGGATAAGAACTTGCGTATGCACGGTTTATTACAAGCTTTTTCAAGAACCAATCGAATTCTAAATTCTATTAAGACTTTTGGAAATATCGTTTGTTTCCGAAACTTGGAAGAGAATACCAACGAAGCTTTAGCACTTTTTGGAAATAGAGATGCTGGTGGAATTGTATTGCTGAAAACCTTTGATGAATATTATTACGGTTATAATGATGGCAAAAAAGATATTAAAGGTTATGAAGAATTAGCTCAAGAACTATTGGAAAGATTTCCAATAGGTGTACATATTCTTGGAGAGGAAGCTCAAAAAGAGTTTATTCGGCTATATGGAGCTCTTTTAAAACTGAAAAACATTCTGAATTCTTTTGATGATTTTGCTGGAAAAGAAATTCTATCAGACCGAGATTTTCAAGATTACCACAGTATGTACATCGAATTGTACAATCAATTTAGAGGTCAAAGCGGTGGCGATCGTGAAAATGTAGTAGACGATATTGAATTCGAAATGGAGTTGATTAAACAGGTAGAAATCAATATCGACTATATCCTGATGCTTATCCGTAAATACTACGAAAGTAATATGAAGGACAAAGAGATTATCGTCAATATTCAAAAGGCTATCGACTCTAGTATTGATTTGAGAAACAAAAAAGAGTTAATTGAAAAGTTTGTCGATTCGCTAACACCATCATCTAATGTAGATGAAGACTGGCAGAACTATGTAAAAGAACAAAAAGAAGCTGAACTAAATAAGATCATTGCAGAAGAAGGCTTAAAAGAAGAAGAAACCAAAACCTTCGTTGATAATTCTTTCAAGAATGGTGAAATACAATCTGCAGGAACTTCATTTGCAGGCATCCTCCCTCCTGTTTCTAGATTCTCCCCGACAGGTGATTTAGCTAAGAAAAAGGAAACGGTATTGGAGAAATTGAAAGCTTATTTCGATCGTTTTTTTAATATAAGTTAA
- a CDS encoding AAA family ATPase: MEELEKKAWKEALEYAFEQADKNPWDKSQNYRDYAIEHAGKLYPNKIIYNYALDFLSTNYQTIYDNENKNNPGVGKKMNTYLESKGANAITLNQAMDSNVNYWLYQPGENARLWNEFYEKSIIGLGWDDLGDLSLYISKDDIVKELQAIYQTESSKKNDATANWDFCQNMQIGDIVLIKKGKRKLLGYGEVISDYIFDAEREEYASIRNVKWIKKGEWDIDFDLVLKTLTIITDYDSDVLKGQKYYQYLLSIMNGNINRVNSERINLINYKKQIILQGPPGTGKTREAKLIAIEMLNLQDVKDLEGNDQFKLIQFHPSYTYEDFVRGIVSKPNEDGDGIIYEAENKLLADFAQKALDNYFESNKINVVIHEDSSIFEAFIENIKDELAQNEHHKYDITEAVYLFSADETRFKYKGDNWVAHSKGLNMKFSELKKIIDSGATERQDIKKMTDVEELTRQHATYFIKIVEKYYTFKQTFKDSIPFQHRTELKNYVLIIDEINRANLSSVLGELIYALEYRGEAVESMYAVDNDNKLVLPPNLYIIGTMNTADRSVGHIDYAIRRRFAFVDVLPKNLTSELGNRFELAKFAKVASLFVKDYNSEIDYNNDATVIERSEHLTHDFDPKDVWLGHSYFMKQYNKDVNRDEIEENSIDFNLRIKYEIKPILEEYIKDGILKETAREIINSL; the protein is encoded by the coding sequence ATGGAAGAATTAGAGAAAAAAGCATGGAAAGAAGCATTGGAATATGCCTTTGAACAAGCTGATAAAAATCCTTGGGACAAGAGTCAAAATTATAGAGATTATGCGATAGAGCATGCAGGTAAATTATATCCGAATAAAATTATCTATAATTATGCTTTAGATTTTCTTTCAACTAATTATCAAACCATTTATGACAATGAAAACAAAAATAATCCTGGTGTTGGAAAAAAGATGAATACTTACTTGGAAAGCAAAGGAGCTAATGCAATAACTCTAAATCAAGCGATGGACTCTAATGTGAATTATTGGCTCTATCAACCTGGTGAAAATGCACGTCTTTGGAATGAATTTTATGAGAAATCTATTATTGGACTAGGCTGGGATGATTTAGGAGATTTATCATTATATATATCAAAAGACGATATTGTTAAAGAACTCCAAGCGATATACCAAACAGAATCTTCTAAAAAGAATGATGCAACAGCCAATTGGGATTTTTGCCAAAACATGCAAATTGGCGATATTGTACTAATAAAGAAAGGCAAGCGAAAACTTTTAGGATATGGTGAAGTTATATCTGATTATATTTTCGATGCTGAACGTGAAGAATATGCGAGTATCAGAAATGTAAAATGGATCAAAAAAGGTGAATGGGATATAGATTTCGATTTAGTTTTAAAAACACTAACGATAATAACAGATTATGACTCTGATGTTTTAAAAGGACAAAAATACTATCAATACCTACTATCAATCATGAATGGCAATATAAACAGAGTGAATTCTGAGCGAATAAACCTCATAAACTATAAGAAACAAATCATTCTCCAAGGTCCTCCAGGCACTGGGAAAACAAGAGAAGCCAAATTGATAGCTATAGAAATGCTGAACTTGCAAGATGTAAAAGACTTAGAAGGGAACGATCAATTTAAATTAATACAGTTTCACCCTAGTTACACCTACGAAGATTTTGTAAGGGGAATTGTCTCCAAACCTAACGAAGATGGAGATGGAATTATTTATGAAGCTGAAAATAAATTATTAGCTGACTTTGCTCAAAAAGCATTAGATAATTATTTTGAATCTAATAAAATAAATGTAGTTATTCATGAAGACAGTTCAATCTTTGAGGCCTTTATTGAAAATATTAAAGATGAGCTAGCGCAAAACGAACATCATAAATATGATATAACTGAAGCTGTTTATCTTTTTTCAGCAGACGAAACACGTTTTAAATATAAAGGGGATAATTGGGTTGCACATAGTAAGGGATTAAATATGAAATTTTCTGAATTAAAGAAAATTATTGATTCAGGAGCAACCGAACGTCAAGATATTAAGAAAATGACAGATGTTGAAGAATTAACTCGTCAGCATGCAACTTATTTTATTAAGATTGTTGAAAAATATTATACTTTCAAACAAACATTTAAAGACTCCATTCCATTTCAACATCGTACTGAATTAAAGAACTATGTGTTAATTATTGATGAAATCAATCGAGCTAACCTTTCCTCTGTCTTAGGTGAATTAATTTATGCTTTAGAATATCGTGGAGAAGCGGTTGAGAGTATGTATGCAGTTGATAATGATAACAAATTAGTATTACCTCCAAACCTTTACATTATTGGTACCATGAATACAGCCGATCGTTCGGTTGGTCATATCGATTATGCCATTCGCAGAAGGTTTGCTTTTGTGGATGTACTGCCAAAAAACTTAACTTCGGAATTAGGAAATCGTTTTGAACTAGCGAAGTTTGCGAAAGTTGCTTCGTTATTTGTTAAGGATTATAACTCTGAAATAGATTATAATAATGATGCTACTGTAATTGAAAGATCGGAACATTTAACTCATGATTTTGATCCTAAGGATGTGTGGCTTGGTCATTCTTACTTCATGAAACAATATAATAAAGATGTTAACAGAGATGAAATAGAAGAAAATTCGATTGATTTTAACCTAAGAATAAAATATGAAATTAAACCAATTCTAGAAGAATATATCAAAGATGGTATATTAAAAGAAACGGCAAGAGAGATCATTAATTCTTTATAA
- a CDS encoding 5-methylcytosine restriction system specificity protein McrC, with the protein MLKISEHFEYYHEKKVHWERFNAVSQKEQYCSGEILEDSIHFQSNKDSLCASISFFRDVESMSVNSCAIKSTYYIGLDRFPKLELNVYIEPKINDVLKVDYIQMLIEALTDSENFDHLEGLTQTKWEEPWIEIETTQQLLLTPFLLAQYLAIVKSMVKKGLKKSYYTVTANLTNRVKGKVLVGQQIKQNILKNRLTKTVCQYQEFGYDTEVNQFLKFVLQKISSLLNDYRSNKEFSNNLHELLVFNQGAFQQISNQSFRELKYKENNPFYRNYNKAIELGNQILKLIDNNISKPTQINKVKYPPFWIDMSKLFELYTFKKLREQFPNEGEVKYHFKVNRQEPDFILNTNCGLKAVVDAKYKPRYKKGNPSMEDARQLAGYTRLNTIYKELGINDDNIIPAYFIYPKDMLIEKVGDESAEINFDNSIDSDVFPFFHTPRKSSTYRQMYLQEIELINV; encoded by the coding sequence ATGCTCAAGATATCTGAACATTTCGAATATTATCACGAAAAAAAAGTACATTGGGAACGTTTTAATGCTGTTTCACAAAAGGAACAGTATTGTTCTGGTGAAATTCTAGAAGATTCTATTCACTTTCAATCCAACAAAGATTCATTATGCGCCTCTATTTCCTTTTTTAGGGACGTAGAAAGCATGAGTGTAAATTCTTGTGCCATAAAATCTACCTATTATATAGGGTTAGATCGGTTTCCTAAACTAGAGTTGAATGTTTATATAGAACCTAAAATTAATGATGTCCTAAAAGTTGATTATATTCAAATGCTGATAGAAGCCTTAACAGATTCAGAAAACTTTGATCATTTAGAAGGGTTAACTCAAACTAAATGGGAAGAGCCGTGGATTGAAATCGAAACGACACAGCAGCTATTATTAACCCCTTTTCTCTTAGCTCAATACTTAGCTATAGTAAAAAGCATGGTGAAAAAAGGACTCAAAAAGTCCTATTATACTGTTACAGCTAATTTGACTAATCGTGTAAAAGGTAAAGTTTTGGTTGGACAGCAGATCAAACAAAATATTCTTAAAAATAGACTTACCAAAACAGTTTGTCAATATCAAGAATTTGGTTATGATACAGAGGTAAACCAATTTCTAAAATTTGTACTTCAAAAAATATCATCCTTACTGAATGACTATCGCTCTAATAAAGAGTTTTCAAACAACTTACACGAATTGTTAGTCTTCAACCAAGGAGCTTTTCAACAAATTAGCAATCAATCATTTAGAGAATTAAAATATAAAGAAAACAATCCGTTCTATAGAAATTATAACAAGGCCATTGAATTAGGTAATCAGATATTAAAATTGATAGACAATAATATTTCAAAACCTACTCAAATAAATAAAGTAAAATATCCTCCATTTTGGATTGACATGAGTAAGCTCTTTGAGTTGTATACATTTAAGAAACTACGTGAACAATTTCCAAATGAAGGAGAAGTAAAATACCATTTTAAAGTCAATCGACAAGAACCAGATTTTATTTTAAATACGAATTGCGGTCTTAAAGCAGTTGTAGATGCAAAGTACAAACCTAGATACAAAAAAGGAAATCCATCAATGGAAGACGCAAGACAACTAGCTGGATATACCAGATTAAATACAATCTATAAAGAATTAGGAATTAATGATGATAATATAATACCGGCGTATTTTATATACCCAAAGGATATGCTAATTGAAAAGGTTGGAGACGAATCGGCTGAAATAAATTTTGATAACAGCATTGATAGTGATGTTTTTCCTTTCTTTCATACACCAAGGAAATCGAGTACCTATAGACAAATGTATTTGCAAGAGATAGAATTGATAAACGTTTAA